From a region of the Arachis ipaensis cultivar K30076 chromosome B09, Araip1.1, whole genome shotgun sequence genome:
- the LOC107616598 gene encoding uncharacterized protein LOC107616598, which translates to MLSTIPNIATSLQQRTLSPLPNNDSSAQSRCTPLRTATARCSPRRARCSIARNPYPFSSPSYSSSIPLFPGGPSVCSAVIGATGELTRGKIFAAIFALYYSGFLFHVHEYAILLNLGSLQAISMKDCVLIFEYNRKGGQAFLESLLPRLNPKNSNGGLSMPFELEIWLQLAYSWMKFSEEIKEILGTIVKHKVLLVSNEKISFFFVQVHHEKNMYFICLCLIFI; encoded by the exons ATGCTCTCTACAATCCCTAACATAGCCACT TCACTGCAACAACGCACCCTTTCTCCCCTTCCTAACAACGACAGCAGCGCTCAATCGCGGTGCACTCCTCTACGTACGGCGACAGCACGGTGCTCTCCTCGACGGGCGCGGTGCTCAATCGCAAGAAACCCCTAtcccttctcttctccttcttattcTTCCTCTATTCCTCTGTTTCCAG GTGGACCCTCCGTTTGCAGTGCTGTCATAGGAGCCACGGGTGAGctcacaagagggaagatttttgcgGCTATATTCGCTCTCTACTACAGTGGCTTCCTTTTTCAT GTTCATGAGTATGCGATACTTCTAAATCTGGGCTCCCTTCAAGCAATATCAATGAAAGATTGTGTACTTATATTTGAATATAATCG TAAAGGAGGGCAAGCTTTTCTGGAGTCATTGTTGCCCAGGTTGAACCCCAAGAACAGTAACGGAGGGCTATCAATGCCATTTGAACTCGAG ATTTGGCTACAACTTGCTTATAGTTGGATGAAGTTTTCTGAAGAGATAAAGGAGATTCTTGGCACAATAGTGAAGCACAAAGTCCTTTTGGTTTCAAatgaaaaaattagttttttttttgttcaagttCATCATGAGAAAAACATGTATTTTATTTGcttatgtttaatttttatttga